The genome window CGAAGCCGAACTCGTTGTTCGTGCCGTAGGTGATGTCGGCGGCGTACATCTCGCGCCGCTCCTCCGGGGTCTGGCCGGAGAGGATGACGCCGGTCGTCATGCCGAGGGCGCGGAAGACGCGGCCCATCAGCTCCGACTGGTAGCTCGCCAGGTAGTCGTTGACCGTGATGACGTGCACGCCGCGGCTGGCGATCGCGTTGAGGTAGGCCGCGGTGGTCGCCACCAGCGTCTTGCCCTCACCGGTCTTCATCTCGGCGATGTTGCCCAGGTGGAGGGCCGCTCCGCCCATGATCTGCACGTCGAAGTGACGCATGCCGAGCGTCCGCTTGGACGCCTCGCGCACGGCGGCGAACGCCTCGGGGAGGAGGTCGTCCAGCGACTCGCCGTTGCTGTAGCGCTCGCGGAGCTCGACGGTCTCGTGCATGAGTTCGTCGTCGGTCAGCTCGCTGAAGTCGTCCTCGAGGGCGTTGACCGCCTTCGCGTACGCCTCCAGGCGCCGGAGGGTGCGTCCCTCGCCGACGCGGAGAACCTTTTCAAGAACTGAGGCCACTGATGCACTCCATTTTGCTCGGTCGGGCCGATGATGCCCGCGCCCCGGCGGGCGCACGCCGCACGGCACACTCCGCCGACGTTAGAGAACATCGTACTTGGTCCTCCCCTGAGCACGTCCCGTGGTCCCTGGGAGGGCGCTGTAAGACCGGTGAACGGGATGTCGTCGGTCAAGGGGCGGGTTGCACAGCGCGTCAGCGCCGCGGTCGCACGCCCCCCTTCGTGCCAAACTCGCTGGATGAGTCGATCACGTCCGGACCCGCATGCCGCAGCCGCTGCCGAGCATGTCCGAAGAAGCGAGCAGAACCTGCACAATGTAGCCGAGAAGATTGCAGCATTTCGCAGATTATCCGCCGACGAACAGCGCCAGATCCTCGCAGAACTCGACGCCCGCGCAGAGCGGAGACAAGCGGGCGCCTTTTCCATGGCGACATCGACCCTCATGACCGTTGCTGCGACGTTCGTGACCGTCTTCGCGGCTGTCTACGTCGCGCTGCTCAACGGTTTCTTCACTTCGGTAGCACCACTGATCGACCCACAGACGGGCTTGGTCCGTGGCGATGAACCGCGCGACACAATGAATGCACTGAGCACCCTGCAGTTCGAGGTGCTGATCATCGCGGGGATTCTGGTCTGCTTGGCACTGGCAACGTCGCTTTATGCGCGTGACACGGATCGCCGACGAGCACTCTGCATCACCTGGGCGCGACTATATCGAGAAGCTCTTGAAGGTGCCGACAACAACCCGAAGAAGGTGCGATGGTTCATGTCCCAGCGGAGCGGCGCACAGCTCAAAGAGTGACCACACTCATTTCCGCGCAGAGGAACGCCGATGGCGCGCGCCGCCCGGGCGCACGCCATCGGCGCGTCTGACCTAGCCGAGCTTGCGGCTGGCGGTCGCGACCTCCTGCAGCTCCTCGGCGTCGTCGTCGAGGGCGATCACTCCGTAGTCCCAGCCCTTGCGCCGGTAGACGACGCTCGGCCGCTTGGTCTCCTGGTCCACGAACAGGTAGAAGTCGTGGCCCACGAGCTCCATGTAGTAGAGGGCGTCGTCGACGGTCATCGGGATGCTCGCGAAGACCTTCTGGCGGATGACGACGGGGCTGTACTCCTCCTCCGTCTCGCCCGCCTCCTCGGCCTCGTCCGTGACGGCGGGGACGCTGCCCGTCCGCACCTGGTCGAGCACGGAGACGGGGGCCGCCGCGAGCCCGACCGCGCTGAAGCCGTCCGTGCTCGCCTCGCGCAGCGATGTCGGCCGATGCTGGCCGCGATGCACCTTGCGCCTGTCCTTGGCCCTCCGCACGCGTTCGAGAAGCTTCCCGAGCGCGATGTCGAACGCAGCGTACTTGTCGGTTCCGGTCGCTTCCGACCTGACCACTGCTCGCGGTCCGACCAGGGTCAGCTCGACCCGGTCGTCTCCGTTCTGGGATCCGAGCTTCTCGTTGTGCCGGCTGACCTTGATCTCGAAGGAGATGGCCCGCTCGGCGAGATGCGCGACCTTGTCGGCCTTCTCGGTCGCGTATTCACGGAAGCGATCAGTGATTCCCAGGTTGCGTCCGACGATGTTGATGTCCATGGAGACCTCCCTGATCCGGCGTGACGTCCGCCCGGATCACGAAGGGCGGATCGCTCGCGCCTTTTCGACTACCGTAGTGCTCCCCCGCACGTAACGGAACCGTGATCGACGGGTGAATTCCAGGATTCGACTGGACGTCCGCTGAATGCGGCTACGCGGACCTGGTCACCGCCGGCGAAGCGGCGTACGCGCGATCGTCGCGGCGCCCGCAACCGACCCGCCGGCCGCGGTGATCGCCCGGGCGGCCTCCGCGATCGTGGCCCCGCTCGTCACGATGTCGTCGACGATCACGCAGCGCCGTCCGCGCAGCCGGCGGGACGCCACCATGCTGCCCGCCCGGTTGCCCGCCCGCGCCGCGCTCCCGAGCCCCGCCTGGTCGGCGGTCTGCCGGGTGAGCCGCAGCGCGCGCCAGAGCGGAGGCGGCAGCACCCGGGTGCGGGCGAGCACCGCGCCGGTCGGATGGTAGCCGCGCTTCCGCCAGGCCGCGCGGGTCGACGGGATCAGGACGGGGACGCTCGGGACGCCGTGTCCCGGTGGTCCGCCGTCATGCGCCGCGGCGAGCGCGGGCCGCAGCGAGCGCGCCAGGGCGCGGGTCGTGTCCACCCGCCCGGCGTCCTTGTACGCCAGCAGCACGGCTCTCGGGACATCCGCGTAGTCGAGGGACGACCACACGGTCACGCCCTGCACGGTCCGGCTGCGGAGGTCCTGCGTCAGGGCCCTGGTGCAGTCGGCGCAGAGCGAGCGGTCGGGGGCGGAGCATCCCGCGCAGCTCACCGGGAGCAGCACGGCCGCCGCGTCGAGGACGGCGTCGCGCAGCAGCGGGAGCGGAGAGGGACGGGAGCGCGTGTCGGAGATCGTCATGACCCCAGCCTGGCCGCGGCAGCGCGCCCTCCGGCCGGTCCGAGCGGATCCGTGGAGAACCGATCGGCAGAGCCCTGCTGTGGAGGAGCGGGCCGCGCGGAGAACCGGCCTCAGGGCTGCCCGAGCTGCACCGCGACGGCGCCGACCTTGTCGGTCTGGGTCTGCCAGCCGCTGCCCGTCGGCGCCTGCAGAGTGCCGTCGCCGGCGAGCACGAGGTACCGCGACAGCCCGCCTGCGCCCACGATCGTCCGGCCGGCCGACGGGCCGGCTGTGGTGGACGAGGTGCCGCCGATGGTCTGCTCGTTGATCCCTGTGGCGTCGCCGCTGGTGGCGCTGAGCACGACCACCGTGAGCTCGCCCGTCCAGGCGATGGAAGTCGGGCTGCCGTCGCCGACCGTCAGCTCGATAGGCGCCGTGATGGAGGTCGGCAGGCCGTCCGCGCCGCGCACCACCCCGGCCGCGACCACGGCGTAGCCGCTCCCCGTCCGGAGCACCGCGACCACCCGCGTCCCGTCGCGCGAGACGGCGAGCGCGACGATCCCGACCGCGCCCGGCCAGTCCACCTTGACGGCGTGCGGCTGGCCGTTGGCTCCGGCAACCTGGATCGCGTTCGGGGCCGTCGACGGCACGCTCCACAGCCAGCCCTGGTTGTCCAGCGCGGGAGCGATCAAGCCCGGGCGCAGGTCGACGTGCACCGGGTCGCCGGACTTGCGGACGAGCACCGCCACGCCGTGCGAGAGCACCGCCACCTCGTCGCGGGCCGCGTTCACGGTCGCGGCGGACGGCTGGAGGGCGACCACCTTGTCACTGAGCCCGCTCAGCGGCGTGATGGTCGACCCGTTGAGGAGCCCGAACGACTCGCCGCGGTAGACGATGGCGTGCGAGTCCACCGGCGGATCCTGCAAGGGCACCGCGTTGTCCGGCAGCTGCGCGATCTGCTGGGTGTTGCCCTCGATCGACAGCTGGACGGAGGACGCCAGCGAGCCGAGGCTCTGCTCCAGCTGCAACTGCATCCGCTGGAGCTGCAGCTGATCGGCCTGGCCCGCCTCCGAGCTCAGGTCGACGTGCGCGACGCCGTTCGACGTGGTGACCGACGGCACGGCCAGCTGCGTGCCCTGCGGGAAGGCGCTGGTCACGGCGCCGTTCAGCCACTTGGCCGGGCCGGCCAGCACGGCGCTCGCCACGCGGGTGGCGGCGGCCGCGACCCGGGCGGGGAACCAGCGGGCGTCCGGCACCAGGTAGGAGTAGTCCGCGTTGTAGAAGTAGAGCGTCTGCTGGCTGTAGACGGCGCGGAAGGTCGGGTCGTCGATGACGACACCGTCGGGGGCCACGGCGATGCGCCACTGGCCGTTCTCCTTGGTGAGCTGATAGCTGAGTCCGACGGGCGCGTTGCTCGACACCGGGTGGTACGCGCCGACGCTGTCCACATTGGCGACGGGGTTGACGTCCACCGACCACTGGTTGCCCGTGTGGTCGAAGGTGCGGCTGCGGCCGTCGTCCACCGTGACCGATTCGTCCGGGTTCCAGGACGCCCCCATCGACCGGGTGAGGTACTCCCGGGCGATGGCGAAGTTGTTCTTCGGACTGGACGCGGCGTCGATGAAGCCCTGGACGATCCGCTGCGGGGTCGCGCCGTTCTCGGGCGGCGACGGGTTGAAGTCGAGGTCGAGCTGGTCGTTGACCTGGGCCACGGGGCCGCCCTGGCGCACCGGCCCGGCGTCCGGGATGCTCGCGCACGCCGCCAGCGCCAGCGCGAGGACCGCGGCGATCGCCGCTCCGAGGCCGCGCACCGTCCGCGGCCTCATGCGCGGGCCTCGCTTCCCGGCAGGGGGGCGTCGTCGACGGCGGTGTCGTAGGCCGGCGTGTCGTCCACTTCGGCGTCGCCGGCCGGGCCGGCGTCGGCCGCCGCCGGCTCGCGCCGCCCCGGCTTCGTCCCCGCGTCCAGGGGAGGCAGCGGCAGCGGGGAGGCGATGATCCCCTTGCCCGTGAACCGCGGCAGGGTCAGCCGGAAGCACGACCCCTCCCCCGGCATCGACCAGACCTGGAGCCAGCCCGAGTGCAGCGTGGCGTCCTCCAGGGAGATGGCGAGGCCGAGCCCGGTGCCGCCGAGCGTGCGCTTGCGGGACGGGTCGGCGCGCCAGAACCGGTCGAAGACGTGGTTGACGTCCTGCTGGCTCATGCCGATCCCGTAGTCGCGGACGGTCAGCGCGACGGCCGTCTCGTTGCTGTCCACGGTGACCACCACCGGCGCGCCCTCGCCGTGCTCGATCGCGTTGCCGATGAGGTTGCGCACGACGCGGCGGATGCGGCGCGGGTCCATGCCCACATCGAAGTAGCCGCCGGGGGCCTCCAGCCGCAGCTCCGAGCCGTTCTGCTCGGCGAGGGTGCGGAGCTCGTCGACGACCTCCTCGCCCAGCCGGACGAGGTTGGTGGGCTCCGGGTCGAGCGCCACGGAGCCGGCGTCGTAGCGGCTGATCTCGAGCAGGTCGGAGAGCAGCCGGTCGAAGCGCTCGATCTGGGTGTGCAGCAGCTCGGCCGTGCGCGAGGTCGCCGGCGGGAAGGAGCCGCGCTGGTCGTAGATGACGTCGCCCGCGAGCCGGATGGTCGTCAGCGGCGTCCGCAGCTCGTGCGACACGTCCGACACGAAGCGCTGCTGGAGCTGCGAGAGCGTCGCGAGCTGGTTGATCTGGCTCTGCATGCTGTCCGCCATCCCGTTGAACGAGCGGGCGAGCGACGCGAAGACATCCTCGCCCTTCTCGGGGATGCGCACCGCGAGGTCGCCGGCGGCCAGCCGCTCACTGGTGCGGGCGGCGACGCGGATCGGCTCGACCACGAAGCGCACGATCAGCCAGGTGATCGCGCCGATCAGCACGATCAGCGCAAGTCCGGCCAGGAGGAGAGTGTTCTGCACGAACAGCAGCGTGTTCTCCGAGTCGCGCAGGTTGTAGCCGATGTACAGCTCGTAGTGGCCGTACATCGGCAGGGTGAGCTGGGTGCCGACCACGATGCCGGGGTCGGTGGAGTCCGTTCCGGCGGGGAGCGCGACCGACTGGTAGAACTGCTTGGTCCCGCCGTTCTCGACGGCCGTGCGCAGCTGCTGCGAGATGACCGGGTTGAGCGCGGGGCTGCCGCGGTCCGGCGGAGCGAGGACGCTGGTGTCCTGCCCGGGCACGCGGTAGGCGGCGATCAGCCGGCTGGAGGTCGACGCCTGCACCGCCTGCAGGGTGGAGTTGAGCAGGTTCTTCCCGCTGTCGCCCGAGGAGATGTCCGACGCGTTCAGCGTCGACTGGGCGGCCGTCGTCGCCCGGCTGGAGTCGCGCAGCGCCTGGTCGAGCCGCGACTGGTAGAGGTCGTTGCTGATGCTGAGCGCCATGTAGACGCCGGTGACGAGGATCGCGACGCCGGTCAGGAGCAGCGTGATCGCGACGGTGCGCAGCTGCAGCGAGCGTCTCCAGAGGCGCGCCAGGTCGGAGGGCAGCTGCCGCCACCACTCCCTGTCCGGCCACCGGAAGCGCATCGCGGCCTCCCGGTCAGGTCGCCGCGCCGGCGCGGTAGCCCACCCCGCGCACGGTCATCACGATCTTGGGGTTGTCCGGGTCCTGCTCCACCTTGGCGCGCAGGCGCTGGACGTGCACGTTCACCAGCCGGGTGTCCGCCTTGTAGTGGTAGCCCCAGACCTGCTCCAGCAACATCTCCCGGGTGAACACCTGCTGCGGCTTGGAGGCCAGCGCGAGCAGGAGGTCGAACTCCAGCGGCGTGAGCGCGATGCGGGAGTCGCCGCGGCGCACCTCGTGGCCGGCGACGTCGACGACGAGGTCGCCGACTCGCAGCTGCTCGGCGGGCGGGCTGGTCGGTGCGGGCCGCAGCCGGGTGCGGATGCGCGCCACCAGCTCCTTCGGGTTGAAGGGCTTGACCATGTAGTCGTCGGCGCCGGACTCCAGGCCCTTGACGACGTCGGCGGTGTCGGACTTGGCGGTGAGCATGATGACGGGGGTGCCGGACTCGGCGCGGATGCGACCGCAGACCTCGATCCCGTCGAGGCCGGGCAGCATCAGGTCGAGCAGGACGAGGTCGGGCTTGGCCGCGCGGAAGATGTCGAGCGCCTGGGCGCCGTCTTCGCAGAACACGGGGTCGAATCCCTCGGTGCGGAGCACGATGCCGATCATCTCGGCGAGGGCGGTGTCGTCGTCGACCACCAGGATGCGACTAGTCATGTCCGAAGAATCCCCTGAACCCCTCTCGGGCGGCGCGCGCCGCAGCTGTAACGGGACAAGCGTAGTCGCTGAGGCTGCACGAGCCTTGTATGCCCGCCCGATGCGCGCTGTGGGCACGTCGAGACTGTGGAGGAACGGGTCGTCCGCGTGCCCTGTGGGCGGGGCATCGCCGCAGCGTCGGATGTGCCAGCATGGGAGCACCGCATCAGACGGGGGATGAGAGGCACGGCGTGAGCGACGACCAGAGCTGGCGGGCACCGGAGGCGTCCGAGGGCGCAGGGGCGGGCGACGCGGCGCCCGGAGTGCCTGCGCCGGACGGGTCGACGCCCTCCGCTCCGCCGCCCGCGGCTCCCGCCGCGGCTCCCGCGGTTCCGCAGTACGGCGAGTACGCGCCGGGGTACGGGCAGCAGCAGGGGTATCCGCAGCAACCCGGCTATCCGCAGCAGCCGCCGTACGGGCAGCAGGGCTATCCGCAGCCCGGCTACCCGCAGCAGGGCTACCCGCAGCAGGGGTACCAGCAGCCCGGCTGGCAGTACGACTACTCGCAGGGCTGGCAGCAGCAGGGCTGGCAGCAGCCCTACGGGTCCGCCGGCGCGCAGCCGGGCTGGGCCCCGCCGCCCAAGCCGGGCTTGATCCCGCTGCGTCCGCTGTCGTTCGGCACACTGATCGGCGCGCCCTTCCAGGCTCTGCGCCGCAACCCCAAGATCACCGTCGGGGCCGCGCTCCTCCTCCAGGGCGTCCCGACGATCCTGGTCACGGCCCTCCTCTACGGCGGCTTCTTCCTCCTCTTCTCCCGCATCCAGAACGCGAGCGCCGCGGACCGCGACACCATCACGGCGGGCGCCGTAGGCGGCAGCATCGTCCTCGGCGTGCTCGTCGTCGTCATCTCCGGCATCTTCAGCGCGCTGCTGCAGGGCATCGTCGTCTCCGAGGTGTCCCGCGAGACCCTCGGCGAGAAGCTGACCTTCCGCGCGCTCTGGCAGCTCTTCCGCACGCGCTTCGGCGCGCTGGTCGGCTGGACGTTCCTCTGGTCCCTGTTCTGGCTCGTCGCCCTCGCGCTCGTGGTCGCGATCATCGTCGCCCTCGCGATGCTGGGCGGCACGGCCGGGGTCATCGGCGCCGTCCTCGTCGGCCTCGGCGGGAGCATCGGCCTGGTGGTCGTCTTCGTCTGGCTCTACACCAAGCTCTCGATCGTGCCGAGCGCCCTGGTCATCGAGCGGCTGCCGTTCCGCGCCGCGATCTCGCGCTCCTGGCGGCTCACGACCGGCTACTTCTGGCGCACCTTCGGCGTGATCATCCTGCTCTGGCTGATCATCTACGCCGTGACCCAGGTGATCGCGTTCCCGTTCGCGCTCCTCGGCGGCATGCTCGGGGGCGTGTTCGCGCCGACGTCGCTGAGCACGCCCGATCAGAGCTCGTTCGCACAGATCTTCGTCAGTCAGCTGGGCGTCAACCTGATCTCGTCCGTCGTCACGGCGATCGTCGGCGCGATCGGCAGCGTCGTCCAGTCCGCCGCGCTCGGCCTGATCTACATCGACCTGCGGATGCGCAAGGAGGGGCTCGACCTCGAGCTCGTGCGGTTCGTCGAGGCCAGGCAGACCGGCCAGGACCTCCCCGACCCGTACACGCAGCCGGCGCCGACAGCGACCTGGCCGGGCGCCTGAGCGTGCGCTTCGACGTCCCGGTCGACCCGAGCTCGCCGCAGGCTCAGGACTGGATCCGCAACGAGCTCGCCAAGCCCGAGTACCAGGCGGCCAAGCCGACCTGGTTCGACATCGCCTCCAAGGCGGTGCAGGACTGGCTCGCCTCGCTGCTCAACGGGCCGACCGGGAGCGCGGGCCCCGTCCTCCTGGTGGTGGTCGTGCTGATCGCCGCCGCGCTCATCGTCGTCGCGTTCGTCGTCTTCGGGCGCCCGCGGGTCAACCGACGCGCCGCGTCCGCCCCGCGCGCGCTGTTCGGCGCGGGCGACGCCCGTTCCGCGGACGAGCTGCGGCGCTCGGCGGCCGACGCCGCCCGCGCGGAGGACTGGCCGCTGGCGATCGAGGAGCAGTTCCGCGCGATCGCGGTCTCGCTGGACGAGCGCACCCTCGTGGAGGTGCGGCCCGGCACCACCGCGACCGAGTTCGCGTCGCAGGCCTCGCGCGCGGCGCCCGCGAAGGCGGCCGCGCTCCGCCAGGCCGCCCGGACCTTCGACGAGGTCCGTTACCTCGACCGGCCCGGCTCCGAGGCCGGCTACCGGCAGCTCCTCGACCTCGACGGGCAGCTGCAGCGCGTCCGGCCGGACCAGGAGGCCGTTGTCGCATGACAGGGACCTTCGCACCGCACACAGACCGGCCGGCCGAGCCGGACGTCGCCCCCGCGGTCTCCCCCACCGTGCGGCGCACGGCCCGGCGGGCGGTCCCGTGGATCGTCCTCGCCGCGATCGCGGTGCTCGTCGCCCTCTCCGGCCTCCTGCTGAACGGCGGCGGCGCCGTCGTGGGCGACCCGCTGAGCTCGACCAACCCGGGCCCGGCCGGCGGCCGGGCGATCGCGCAGGTCCTCGGCCAGCACGGCGTGACCGTCCGCACGGCGGGCACGCTGGACGAGGTGCGCTCGGCGGCGGGCGACGACACCACGGTGCTCGTCTTCGACCCGCAGGGCAACCTGGACCGGCAGGGGTACGAACAGCTCAGCTCGATCGCGAGCACCATCGTCCTGGTCGAGCCGGACTTCGCGGCGCTGCAGGCCCTCGCTCCCGGCGTGCACGCCGCGGGCGCCACCGACTCCACCGCGACGGCCGGCTGCGACCTGCCGGCCGCCCGGCGCGCCGGGAGCATCGACCCGCGGCCGACCGCCGACACCGACGGCGCGAGTTCACCGGGCAGCTTCCGGGCGACCGGCGACGCCACCGCGTGCTTCGAGTCCTCCGGCGGCCGCGCGGCCCTGGTGAGCACGACGCACGAGGGCCGCAACGTCCACCTGCTCGGCTCGGCCAGCGTTCTGATGAACGACGGCGTGGAGCGGCTGGGCAACGCCGCGCTGGGCCTCGGCCTGCTCGGCGATCACCGCACGCTGGTCTGGTACCTTCCCGGCCTCCTCGACCGGCCGGTCACCGGAGCGCCCGACCTCGCGTCGCTCACCCCGGGATGGGTGACCCCCGTCGTGATCCTGCTGACGCTGGTGTTCCTCGCCGCGGCGATCTGGCGCGGCAGGCGGTTCGGCCCGCTCGTGGTCGAGCACCTCCCCGTGGTCGTGCGCGCGGGCGAGACGCGCGAGGGCCGCGCCCGCCTCTATCAGCGCTCGTCCGCGCGGCTCCGCGCCGCCGACGCGCTGCGGATCGGGGCGATCGGCCGCCTCGCCGGGCTGGTCGGCCTCCCCCGCGTCGCCACCACCGAGGAGGTCGCCGACGCCGTCGCGGCGATCACCGGCCGCGACCGCCCCGGCATCCTGTTCCTGCTCCTCGAGCAGCATCCGCGCAGCGACCGGGAGCTCATCGCGCTCTCCGACGGGCTCGCCGAACTCGAACGCGCGACGGCCGACGCCGCCTCGCCGCACACCCCGCGAACGACCGGAAGAATGGAACAATGACCGACCTCACGACCGGATCCCCCTCCGTCACGGCAGCGCAGGGCGCCGCGGCGGCGCCGTCCTCCGCCGGCTCCACCGACCTCCGGCACGCGCTGGCGCGGGTGCGCGCGGAGGTCGGCAAGGCCGTCGTCGGCCAGGAGGGCGCCGTCACCGGGCTGATCATCGCGCTCCTCGCCCGCGGCCACGTCCTCCTGGAGGGCGTGCCCGGCGTCGCGAAGACGCTGCTGGTGCGCTCGCTCAGCCAGGCCCTCAGCCTCTCGACGACCCGCATCCAGTTCACGCCCGACCTGATGCCGGGCGACGTGACCGGCTCGCTCGTGTACGACGCGCAGACCGGCGGCTTCGTGTTCCGCGAGGGTCCCGTCTTCACGAACATCCTGCTCGCCGACGAGATCAACCGGACGCCGCCGAAGACGCAGTCGGCGCTCCTGGAAGCGATGGAGGAGCGCCAGGTCAGCGTCGACGGCGTGAGCCGCCGCCTCCCCGATCCCTTCATCGTGGCGGCCACCCAGAACCCGATCGAGTACGAGGGCACGTACACGCTCCCCGAGGCGCAGCTCGACCGCTTCCTGCTCAAGCTCACCCTGGACGTGCCGGAGCGCGACGCCGAGGTGGAGGTGCTGCGCAGGCACGCGGGCGGCTTCGACCCGCGCGACCTCGCCGGCGCGGGAGTCACGCCCGTGCTCGACGCCCGCCAGCTGGAGGCCGCGCGCGCCGCGGCGGCCGCGGTGGGCGCGAACCCCGACGTGCTGGCCTACATCGTCGACCTGGCGCGCGCCACCCGGCGCAGCCCGTCCGTGCGCCTCGGTGTGAGCCCGCGCGGCACGACCGCCCTGCTCGCGGCCGCCAAGGCGTGGGCGTGGCTCTCCGGCTACGACTCGATCACCCCGGACCACGTCCAGGCGATGCTCGTGCCGGTCTGGCGGCACCGGATCCAGCTGCGGCCGGAGGCGGAGCTGGAGGGCGTGGGCGCCGACGCCGTGCTGCGCTCGATCGTCCAGCAGGTCCAGGTCCCGATCTAGGCCCGCAGATGACCGTGTCCGGACGTTTCGTCGCCCTGCTCGCGCTGGGCGCCGTCCCCGTCGTGCTGCTCGGCGGCCAGGCGGGGCTCGCCTACGCCGCGCTCGGCGGCTGGGTGCTGCTGTGCCTGGCGCTGGGGTCGATCGACCTCGCGCTGGCAGTGTCCCCGCGCCGGCTCCGGCTCAGCAGGGAGCTGCCCGCCCGGGTGCGCCTCGGGACGGAGGCCACGAGCGCGCTGTTCGTCACGAACGCCGGGACGCGGACGCTGCGCGGCACGCTCCGGGACGCCTGGGAGCCGTCCGCGGGCGCCGAGCCGACCCGCACCGCCATCGCCATCCCGCCGGGGGAACGCCGGCGCGTGCAGGTGTCGCTGACGCCGTGGCGGCGCGGCGAGCGACGGGTGGAGCAGGTCACCGTCCGGGCGTGGGGGCCGCTGGGCCTGTGGGCGCGCCAGGCGACGCTGGCCGCGCCCGGCCGCATCCGGGTGCTGCCGCCGTTCGCCTCGCGCAAGCACCTGCCGTCGCGGCTCGCCCGGCTCCGGGAGCTGGAGGGCGCCACGAGCGTCATGCTGCGCGGCCAGGGCACCGAGTTCGACTCGCTGCGCGAGTACGTGCGCGGCGACGACGTGCGCTCCATCGACTGGCGGGCGACCGCCCGCAGGCACGACCCGACCGGAGGCCGCGGCGCGCGCGTGATGGTGCGCACTTGGCGGCCGGAGCGCGACCGCCGGGTGGTCCTGGTGATCGACACCGCC of Leifsonia shinshuensis contains these proteins:
- a CDS encoding DUF58 domain-containing protein; the protein is MTVSGRFVALLALGAVPVVLLGGQAGLAYAALGGWVLLCLALGSIDLALAVSPRRLRLSRELPARVRLGTEATSALFVTNAGTRTLRGTLRDAWEPSAGAEPTRTAIAIPPGERRRVQVSLTPWRRGERRVEQVTVRAWGPLGLWARQATLAAPGRIRVLPPFASRKHLPSRLARLRELEGATSVMLRGQGTEFDSLREYVRGDDVRSIDWRATARRHDPTGGRGARVMVRTWRPERDRRVVLVIDTARTSAARIADEPRIDTAFEASLLLAALATRAGDRVDLLAYDRVVRGRVQGAAGPELLSRMVDAMAGIEPALIEMDWSAVPAQVGAMTSQRSLVVLLTSLDAPGGSRGLLSVLPQLTRKHLVLVASVTDPDTEAAIARRDRREDVYLAASAERALLDVARVSAAVRRLGGEVVTGSPADLPPALADRYLALKAAGRL